A region of Cellulophaga sp. RHA19 DNA encodes the following proteins:
- a CDS encoding nucleotide pyrophosphohydrolase, giving the protein MNIENAQEAVDNWIKEHGVRYFNELTNMAQLTEEVGEVARIIARRYGEQSEKESDKNKDLGEELADVMFVVLCLANQTGINLQDAFDKKLDLKTKRDHDRHHNNKKLK; this is encoded by the coding sequence ATGAACATAGAAAACGCACAAGAAGCTGTAGATAATTGGATTAAGGAACACGGAGTTCGCTATTTTAACGAGCTTACAAATATGGCTCAGCTTACAGAGGAAGTAGGTGAAGTGGCACGTATTATTGCGCGTAGATACGGAGAACAAAGCGAAAAAGAGTCTGATAAAAATAAAGATTTAGGTGAAGAACTAGCAGACGTTATGTTTGTTGTGCTTTGTCTTGCAAACCAAACAGGTATAAACTTGCAAGATGCTTTTGATAAAAAGTTAGATCTTAAAACAAAAAGAGATCACGATCGTCATCACAATAATAAAAAATTAAAATAA